CTCCGGCGCGCCGATAGCGTCGGCCGTCGCGGGGCCGCCTTGCAGCAGGGCCGGAACTGTCGCCAGGTCGGTCATGGTCATGAATCCTTCAGAGTCCGAGATCGGTCACGTTGCACGCTACCCTGCCCGCTCCGGCCGGGGCGGCGCAAGTGGCTTCGAGATGCGAAATATCCGTCTGGCGCGCGCGCACCAGATCAACCTGCCCCAGCGTGCCCCGCCAATCGGTGAGGCGGCCGCAGACGATGTTCTCGATCATCATCTGGCGCTCATTGTCGTCGCGGTTGACATAGAGGGCGCGATCCCTGGTGGATTGCCGCAGCGCAATGTTGAAGGTGGTGCCAGGCGCCAGATGGCCCATGTCGCGCTCGACCCAGTGGCCGTAGATGATCTTGCAGCTGAGCGGCTCGCTGCCGGTATTGGTCAACTGCACGATCGCGCGACGGCTTTCCGGCGACGCGGCACAGGCGGCAAGGGCGAGGGTCAGCAACAGGGCGACAAGCTTCATGATCACATCCCGGCGGGGGCGAGGTCGGCCTTCCCAATAGCAGGTCCGAGGCCCGTTCGGCGATGGCAATGATGGCGGCGTTGACCGGGCCGGTGGTGATGCTGGGCAGGATCGAGGCATCGCACACATAAAGGCCGTCGAGGCCGCGGAGTTTGAGATCGAGGTCGACCACGGCGTCCGCCCCCCTTCCCATGCGGCAGGTACCCACGGGATGATGATGCGTAAAGGCCGCCTGCTCGAGGAAGCGGGCGCGGTCGGCATGGGCCGGTCCCGGCAGGATCTCCCGCGCGCGCCACTCATCCATGGCCTTGGCCGAGCCGATCTCCTGTGCCATGGCGAGCGCATCGAGATAGACCGCGCGGTCATAGGGATCGGCGAGGTAGTTGGGATCGAGCAGGGGGGCAGCGTTCGGGTCGGCGCTGGCAAGGCGCAGGCTGCCACGGCTTCTGGGATGCGTGAAGCCAAACATGAGCGTATAGGCACTGCCTATGGGCGGGGCCGTGAAACATTCCGTGACCACAGGTGCTGTGACGCAGGCGAGCACCAGTTCCGGCACAGGCGAATGGCTGCCGGGTCGCGGCAGGTACATCAGCGCTTCGGAATTCTGGTATTTCGACGGTGGCACCGGGCGTTTCGCTTCATAGACATTGCCGCCCGACAGAAGATGGTCGTGCAGGTTCCTGCCCACGCCGGGGAGATCATGGCGCGGCGGAATGCCGATGCTGATCAACTCATCGGAGGGGCCAAT
This genomic interval from Rhodospirillaceae bacterium contains the following:
- a CDS encoding GMC family oxidoreductase N-terminal domain-containing protein, with protein sequence MAPASADWFDYLIIGAGTAGAVLAARLSADPTVKVGLVEAGGAARNPMIHEPGKWPLLQGSEVDWAYRTVPQAHTANRIHDWPRGKVLGGSTAINAMAHVRGAPADFDNWQCPGWSHADLLPYFERSENGPLHLIRPLDASPVTRAYLAAGTECGFAPIADHNAPGMAGPTLNTLTIKDGKRQTIADAYLPLTEGRVNFMLLANTRVLSLIVAGSRCIGALVDGPTGPREIRAEAGVILAAGAIGSPTLLLRSGIGPSDELISIGIPPRHDLPGVGRNLHDHLLSGGNVYEAKRPVPPSKYQNSEALMYLPRPGSHSPVPELVLACVTAPVVTECFTAPPIGSAYTLMFGFTHPRSRGSLRLASADPNAAPLLDPNYLADPYDRAVYLDALAMAQEIGSAKAMDEWRAREILPGPAHADRARFLEQAAFTHHHPVGTCRMGRGADAVVDLDLKLRGLDGLYVCDASILPSITTGPVNAAIIAIAERASDLLLGRPTSPPPGCDHEACRPVADPRPCRLCRVAGKPSRDRAVDQYRQRAAQLQDHLRPLGRARHGPSGAWHHLQHCAAAIHQGSRPLCQPRRQ